The nucleotide sequence GCGCCCTCCTCGGTGAGCGGCCCGACGGCCGCGACGGTCTTGCGGCCCATGGTGAAGAAGCCGTACCCGCCTGCCTCGGGGCCGGCCGACTCGAAGCGCCAGCCCATCAGGGAGCCGTAGAAGGCCACGGCCGCTTCGGTGTCGGGGGCGCCCAGATCGAGCCAGTTGGGGGCGCCGGGGACGTAATCGGTGGTGAGCATGGGCGCTCCTTCGACGGTCGAGCGCGAAGACGCGGGAAGTTCTGCTGGCGATTGCCTCGTTCTGTCCGGGATTGCCTCGCTACTCAGTCTGGCACCGGGCACCGACAGCCGCCGCCGGGCTCGACATGACGTCGCCGTGGGGCGGTGGTGACATTGAAGGCAGGGGGCGCCGTGCGCGCCAGCCGCGGTGACGCCGGATCGATGCGGCTCACAGGGCCGGTTCCACCGCCGGTGGGCCTGGCAGGAGGTACACCATGACGAAGGCAGCGGACATCATGCACCCGGGCGCGCAGTGGCTTCCGGAGAACGAGACGGTGCTGCGCGCCGCCCAGCTGATGCGGGATCTGGACGTGGGGGCCCTGCCGGTCAGCGACAGCAACGAGCGGCTGTGCGGCATCGTGACCGACCGCGACATCGTCGTCGGATGTGTCGCGGAGGGCGCCGACCCGTCCGGGACGCCCGTCGGGGCGCTCACCAAGGGCACTCCGCGCTGGATTTCCGCGGACGCCGATGTCACGGACGTCCTGCGGGAGATGGAGGAGCACAAGATCCGCAGGCTGCCGGTGATCGACCAGAACAAGCGGCTGGTCGGAATGATCTCCGAGGCGGATCTGGCCCACCACCTCAGTGACGACCTCCTCGGCGAGTTCCTGGAGAAGGTCTACGCGCAGTAGGCGCGCGATGGGGTCGTGAGGCCGCCGTCCGCGGTGGGAACGGCGGCCCCAGGCCCATATGACGGGAGGTGCGCCCTTGTAGGACGCGCCGCCAGGCCGTGCGCCGCCTTACAGGACGCGCACGGCCCCGGTGGGCATGTCGTAGTCCAGCGGGCGCTCGACGATCCCGGTGCTCGAGTTCTGGGCGCCGATGAAGTTGCCGCCACCGACGTAGACGCCGACGTGGTACGCGCTGCCTGCGCTGCCCCAGTAGAGCAGGTCGCCCGGCTGCAGGGAGTCCAGCGAGACCGGGGTGCCGGTGGTGGACTGGTCCTGGGAGACCCGCGGCAGGCTCACGCCGACCTGCTTGAAGGCGGCCTGGGTCAGCCCGGAGCAGTCGTAGGAGGACGGACCACTGGAGCCGAGCACATACGCCTTGCCCAGCTGCGCCTTCAGGAAGCTGATCAGCGTGGCGGCGTTGCCGGTGGCGTTGCTGGTGGCGTTGCTGACGCTGGTGGTGGACAGCGTGGTGCGCTCGGCGGAGCGCGACGCCTTCGCCGCCTGGGACTTGGCCTCGGCCGCACGCTTGGCGGCCGCCTTACGGGCCGCCTCCCGGGCTTCCTTCGCCTTACGGTCGGCCTCCGCCTTGGCCTTCTTGGCGGCGATCTTCGCGTGGGCCTCCGCCTGCTCCTGTTGTGCCTGGAGCTCGTAGTCGGACGCGGCCTGCTGTGTGGCGTCGGCGGTCTGGGCGGCCGTGCTCGCCAGCGTGGCGCTGACGGTCGGCATTTCCAGGGTGGACTCGGCCGGGGCGGCCTTGGACTCCGTGGCGGAGGCGGGCACGGCGGCACCGGCCACCGCGAGGGTGAGGAAGCCACCGGTCATCCCTGCGCGGAGTGCACGCGTGGAGGCGGCACGGCGGGGCTTCCGGTGGCTGGGTATGTGTGCGACTGGGGACATAGGTCCCTGGCTACCAGGGCCCTAAGGCCCAGATCAACAAAAGTGGGGTGCGCCACATTTGACGTGCACACGCCCAAAAATCGGACCAAACGATCTTCGTGGCCCCGTCGGCAGCCATGCCCGAATTTCTCGATCATGTCTCTACGCACGGCATTTGGCGGCCATGCGGTGTCTGCGGGCGATCTACCACCGATGCGGCCCGCGTACAAAGGGTTCCCGGGAAATCTAGATCCACAACCGGTTCGGGCGTGGGATACCTCACTCGCTCCGAGCCGCTCGTGAACGCGTGCGCGAGCCGGTGATCAATCGGTGATCGACCCATGATCGATCGACGCCCGGGATGAGAGTCGCCCATGAAGATGGCGGACGCTTATCAGGCGACGAAGTCCATCGCAAATTTGCATGTATGTACCATGTCTTGGTAGGAGCGCAACGCGCTCACCTGTGGTGACGTCTCCGAATGTCACTTCTCGTGGTCGTTCGGATGCTTCACGTACAAGATCACCGCTCATCCGACTTCATGATCCTTCGTCAGGTGGTGGAGATCACAAAGACGTTGTCGTACCCCGTGTCGCAGATCACAGACCGACGGGCATAGGATGCAGGCGAAACGGGCTTGTGAACTGCCTCACATGTGCGCGATCTTCGTGGGGTGACCGGCATGTCCGTGCGGTCCGCCAAACAGTCATCGTCGACTGAAGGGAGCGAGGACGGTGAACGCATACGCGCCCATCCTCGTACTGGGAGCCCTCGGGGCAGGTTTTGCGATCTTCTCGGTGCTCATGGCCGCGATCATCGGCCCCAAGCGCTACAACCGGGCCAAGCTCGAGGCCTATGAGTGCGGCATCGAGCCGACTCCGCATCCGTCCGGCGGTGGGCGCTTCCCCATCAAGTACTACCTGACGGCGATGCTCTTCATCGTCTTCGACATCGAGATCGTCTTCCTCTACCCCTGGGCCGTCACCTTCGACGCCCTCGGCCTGTTCGGGCTCGTGGAGATGCTCCTCTTCGTGCTCACCGTCTTCGTGGCCTATGCCTACGTATGGCGGCGCGGTGGCCTGGAGTGGGACTAAAGGGGCTCAAGAGGAGATAGGGGAAACATCGCATGGGTATCGAAGAGAAGCTCCCGAGTGGATTCCTGCTCACCACCGTGGAACAGGCCGCCGGGCTGGCCCGTAAGTCCTCCGTCTTCCCGGCCACCTTCGGCCTGGCCTGCTGTGCCATCGAAATGATGACCACGGGTGCCGGGCGCTACGACCTCGCGCGCTTCGGCATGGAGGTCTTCCGCGGCTCGCCCCGCCAGGCCGATCTGATGATCGTCGCCGGGCGCGTCAGCCAGAAGATGGCCCCGGTGTTGCGCCAGGTTTACGACCAGATGCCGAACCCGAAGTGGGTCATCTCCATGGGCGTCTGCGCCTCCTCCGGAGGGATGTTCAACAACTACGCGATCGTGCAGGGCGTCGATCACATCGTCCCGGTCGACATCTATCTGCCCGGCTGTCCGCCGCGCCCCGAGATGCTCATGGACTCGATCCTCAAGCTGCACCAGAAGATCCGCGAGGAGAAGCTCGGCGTCAATCGCGAGCGTGCGGCCCGTGAGGCGGAGGAGGCGGCGCTCAAGGCGTTGCCGCTGATCGAGATGAAGGGGCTTCTTCGGTGAGCGACGCACACGAGGCCACCGGGCCGCAGACGGCGACGAAGGCCGCACCTCTGCGCCTCGTGGGCGGCTGTGACATGAGCTGCTGGCGCAGCGGGGCGAACGGAGGGGAATGGCGTTGACTGAGGCTAATGGGATCAATCCCGGGGGCAACGGGGTCAACCCGGACAAGGACCTCAACGCTGAGAACCTCCCCGGACACCGTGGCGACCAGGGCGAGCCCGTCCGCGTCCAGCGCGGGATGTTCGGCGCCAACAACGGCGGCGACACCACCGGCTACGGCGGGCTGGTGCGCCCCGTACGGCTGCCCGGCCAGGCCACCCGGCCGTACGGGGGCTGGTTCGACGAGGTCGCCGACGAACTCGAGGGCGCGCTCGAGGAGCAGTCGCTGCTCCCGGAGAACGCGATCGAGAAGACCGTCGTGGACCGCGGTGAGCTGACCTTCCACATCGCCCGTGAGCACCTCCCGCGGGTCGCCCGGACCATGCGCGACGACCCGGCGCTCCGCTTCGAGCTGTGCACCGGCGTCAGCGGGGTGCACTTCCCCGGCGACAAGGGCCGCGAGCTGCACGCCGTCTACCACCTGCGGTCGCTCACCCATGGCCGGGTGGTCCGGCTGGAGGTGAGCGCCCCCGACAGCGATCCGCACATCCCGTCGATCGTCGATGTCTATCCGACCAACGACTGGCATGAGCGCGAGACCTACGACTTCTTCGGCCTGATCTTCGACGGTCATCCCGCGCTGACGCGGATCATGATGCCCGACGACTGGCAGGGCTTCCCGCAACGCAAGGACTACCCGCTCGGCGGCATCCCCGTCGAGTACAAGGGCGCCCAGATCCCTGCTCCGGACCAGCGGAGGTCGTACAGCTGATGACTGCCCCCCACGCAACGCCTTCCGCGTCCGCGCGCGAGACCACGGAAGGCACCGTCTACACCGTCACCGGCGGCGACTGGGACGAGGTCGTGGCCGCCGCGGCGAAGTCCGACGACGAGCGGATCATCGTCAACATGGGTCCCCAGCACCCCTCCACCCATGGGGTGCTCCGGCTGATCCTGGAGATCGACGGTGAGACGGTCACCGAAGCCCGCTGCGGAATCGGTTATCTGCACACCGGAATCGAGAAGAACCTCGAATTCCGGAACTGGACGCAGGGCACCACCTTCGTGACGCGCATGGACTATCTGACGCCCTTCTACAACGAGGCGGCGTACTGCCTGGGCGTCGAGAAGCTGCTCGGCATCGAGGACCAGATCCCGGACCGGGCCTCGGTCATCCGGGTGCTGCTGATGGAGCTCAACCGGCTCTCCTCGCATCTGGTGGCCATCGCCACCGGCGGTATGGAGCTCGGCGCGACCACCATCATGATCTACGGCTTCCGCGACCGCGAGCTGATCCTGGACATCTTCGAGCTGGTCACCGGCCTGCGGATGAACCACGCGTACATCCGGCCCGGCGGGCTCGCCCAGGACCTGCCGCCGGGGGCGGTGGACCAGATCCGGGCCCTGCTCAAGACGATGCGCAAGAACCTCCCCGAGTACGACAAGCTCGCCACCGGGAACCCGATCTTCAAGGCCCGGTTGCAGGACGTGGGCTACCTCGACCTCGCCGGGTGCATGGCGCTCGGCGTGACCGGTCCGATACTGCGTGCCACCGGGCTGCCGCACGATCTGCGCAAGACCGATCCGTACTGCGGCTATGAGACCTATGACTTCGAGGTGCCGACCGCCGACACCTGCGATGCCTACGGCCGCTTCCTGATCCGGCTGGAGGAGATGCGCCAGTCGCTGCGGATCGTCGAGCAGTGCCTGGAGCGGC is from Streptomyces hygroscopicus and encodes:
- a CDS encoding glycoside hydrolase, which codes for MSPVAHIPSHRKPRRAASTRALRAGMTGGFLTLAVAGAAVPASATESKAAPAESTLEMPTVSATLASTAAQTADATQQAASDYELQAQQEQAEAHAKIAAKKAKAEADRKAKEAREAARKAAAKRAAEAKSQAAKASRSAERTTLSTTSVSNATSNATGNAATLISFLKAQLGKAYVLGSSGPSSYDCSGLTQAAFKQVGVSLPRVSQDQSTTGTPVSLDSLQPGDLLYWGSAGSAYHVGVYVGGGNFIGAQNSSTGIVERPLDYDMPTGAVRVL
- a CDS encoding NADH dehydrogenase subunit A, producing the protein MNAYAPILVLGALGAGFAIFSVLMAAIIGPKRYNRAKLEAYECGIEPTPHPSGGGRFPIKYYLTAMLFIVFDIEIVFLYPWAVTFDALGLFGLVEMLLFVLTVFVAYAYVWRRGGLEWD
- a CDS encoding NADH dehydrogenase subunit B — encoded protein: MGIEEKLPSGFLLTTVEQAAGLARKSSVFPATFGLACCAIEMMTTGAGRYDLARFGMEVFRGSPRQADLMIVAGRVSQKMAPVLRQVYDQMPNPKWVISMGVCASSGGMFNNYAIVQGVDHIVPVDIYLPGCPPRPEMLMDSILKLHQKIREEKLGVNRERAAREAEEAALKALPLIEMKGLLR
- a CDS encoding NADH dehydrogenase, whose amino-acid sequence is MALTEANGINPGGNGVNPDKDLNAENLPGHRGDQGEPVRVQRGMFGANNGGDTTGYGGLVRPVRLPGQATRPYGGWFDEVADELEGALEEQSLLPENAIEKTVVDRGELTFHIAREHLPRVARTMRDDPALRFELCTGVSGVHFPGDKGRELHAVYHLRSLTHGRVVRLEVSAPDSDPHIPSIVDVYPTNDWHERETYDFFGLIFDGHPALTRIMMPDDWQGFPQRKDYPLGGIPVEYKGAQIPAPDQRRSYS
- a CDS encoding NADH dehydrogenase subunit D, translated to MTAPHATPSASARETTEGTVYTVTGGDWDEVVAAAAKSDDERIIVNMGPQHPSTHGVLRLILEIDGETVTEARCGIGYLHTGIEKNLEFRNWTQGTTFVTRMDYLTPFYNEAAYCLGVEKLLGIEDQIPDRASVIRVLLMELNRLSSHLVAIATGGMELGATTIMIYGFRDRELILDIFELVTGLRMNHAYIRPGGLAQDLPPGAVDQIRALLKTMRKNLPEYDKLATGNPIFKARLQDVGYLDLAGCMALGVTGPILRATGLPHDLRKTDPYCGYETYDFEVPTADTCDAYGRFLIRLEEMRQSLRIVEQCLERLEPGPVMVADKKIAWPAQLALGPDGLGNSLDHIKNIMGTSMEALIHHFKLVTEGFRVPPGQTYAAIESPKGELGAHMVSDGGTRPFRVHFRDPSFTNLQAVAAMCEGGQVADVIVAVASIDPVMGGVDR